The genomic DNA tgttgatttttggcagcagtgtcactttttcttctcttctggGTCCTGTGGGGGCTCCGTTTTTCCTAGGTACATGTAGAGGgtgctccaaggaaaaatggtttgaaaacaCTGGTTTAGAGGGTAAGGGTAAGGGCTTGATAATTACTGCTTAATATTATTGAGTTATTACTTTATTGTTAGAAATATTACTAGATAATTATGGCCCACTAGAATTAAGTGCTACCAAATGATCTAATAATGCTTCATAAATTTGGAGCAAACCGTTTACTAATACTTTACCGATTATTAATagacattttctctttttttacagTCAAACTCATCATTCACCCGTGAATCTCGTCATACTCCAACTTCAATCTGACCCCCATCCCTAGGGTCGGGAACCCACAGCCTAATATACCCTCCAGCAGTGGTTACAGGTATGATGAAGAACTATAAAGAAAGTCTCAGTCTTGTTCCTGATTATCTCGGTTGCTTTTGTATTAATTTCAATCAGTTTCACAACCaactaaaaactcctcacattAGCTTTCATACTGTGTTGCTTTCAATGTCTTGAAATAGGCATGACTGTAAGCACGCATCAGTTTTCTGTCTAACGGACAGCTCTGATCATTTCCAGGCTGTATCTCACGGCCTGAATGCTTACATAGCCGTGTCTCAGTCTCTCCCACTCTATTCTCGTGTGGTAATTTTAGTCCTGACGTTAGGCTGTTAAAATGACTCCTCCGACGTTGTCAGAAGGGTGGTGAGGTAAGGAGGAGGGCTACAAATACAGACATGCCATCTGAAGTCTCTAAGGCCTGGTCACTTCTCTGGTGGAGACAAGagttgaataaaaacacacaagaagACCAGAAAAGCTAGTTTCACttcaaacagcaaaaacaaaaaaggaaaggaaaggagaggacATGCTGGCTCATCAGGGGCATTACATGACATTCTCACAGGTAGGTGACTGATTCAGTGCATTAGAGGAAGCTTGTTTTATAATGAAGTGGGATTGGCCAGTAACTAGTCATGATATATTTGATGACAAAAAGCATGCTGACTGTGTCTCTTTGTAAAGTTTATTTagcatatttttcatttaagaagtgtgagttttttaaagctgcttttgAAATGGACTGAAAGTAACATTGATGTCTCTAAGTGGCCGAAAAATGCAAACAAGACAATCAACGACAagacttttttcaaatttatttctCATTATTTGTCATGCCTGAAACCAGTGCCACGGGGTAGGTGTCACACAAGTAAATGAACAGCGGGcttgagttttttgttttgcttttttcaaaacattcaaCATTCACAATTAGTAATATCTTAATTAGATATTTTGGCCAAGACACAATTTGCACATGTACTGGACACAATTAGCAGTGAGATAAAGAATAAGGAAGGCTGATCTAGATGAGCTAGCATGGCTTAACCCTGCCGTTCTTATCTAGTTGAGATGAGGAAATTATTCTTGATAGATGACAGCACATTATGGTTAGGAATTGTGGAAACTGGACCCGATAGttacaagaaaaaacatttgatatctCTAGTAAGCAGACTGTAGTACTGTAACTTTGTCTTCCATTGACTTTAGTACAAATAAAAGGTATCATGGCATGTCCTCTGGATTTGCTGATAATTTGGGCTTAATTAATTCAGCACACCAGTAATCAAGTTTTGACTTAGCATTAAACCAATAGGCTGCCATCACTAGTTAAGAAGCATCCCTTTGTCCACAGGAGGCAccaaaatccacacaaccaTGTTATACCCTGCAGAAATATACTCAGATTTTGCCCAGACATGATCCTCTTCAGCCTTCAACTATATCCCTCCCCACCAATccaaacacacaaatgcacacacatgctCTGCACCTGCACTCTGACTCTGTCAACCATTGCACTTTTGACGTCACCCCCACCAGCAGCTCCGTCCGAAGGTCCCTGTGGACCTATCTGGCACAAAATAACCTCACATCCCGAAATGCAACTGCTTTTATTCGTCATTTTCTCAGGAAAAACCTCAGTGAGTGGGTAGGCCTTACATTCCTTCTGTGGTTTTGCCCCGctcattctttctctctctctcttcctcaatCTGTTTCTGATGCTTTTCCAAGACATTCCAGATGTGGGATAGAGCCCAGCCTGGCTCTGTTGCCGTCACTTTGTACCTTCACTCTGCTGCTGTGGGATTTCTTCTCTCCAGAAAAAACTGTGGCTTTAAAAATGGGCTTGATCGTTTTTGTTGGATGAAATTTCAGGAAGCAGACAGTCAAAAGATAAGACAAACAGGGCTGGATGGTTTCTAGTGTTTCAAGTGGAAAGATCTCAAGACTTTGGCTTGACAGCGAGATGATACTGAAGCAATGTGTGGAAAATAGCTAGTATGTCTCCCTTGTGGATTACAAAGTAATTTGTTAAACTGTTGCAAGCACTTGTTAGACTTTTGCTTCCACTTGCAACATTTCCAGCAGGGAGAAACAATTTATGCTCTTGTTGTGCCCACATGTCCCGTGTTGTCTGGCCTTGCACAGGTTTAAGGTAAAGTTACATCACTACCATCTGGAAATTATTTTCACATAGAAAACGTCTAAGTGATGTAAGAAAGGAAAACAAGTATGGTCATGTGGTTTGGCCTCAGTCCAGATCTGATTCCACCAcatcagggaaaaaaaagaagtaccTTAAAAGGTTGACGGAGTGAAACGgagacacagacagagggaGACTGAGATAGAGGGAGTATTTTCCGTAATCTTATCATGAAGTCGTCCTCCCCTTCCTGTATTCTGTCCTGTTTCAGACACAGTTCAGGGGACAGAAACAGTGAACACGCTGGATCTGCTCTGTCGTTACAGACACAGAGTCATCACTCTGTTACAGCCCAGCCTCAAACTCTGTGCAGGATGTCTGAAGGAGATGTTACAGTGCTGCCGTTCAATCTGTCCAGGCAGGAGAGCCGGACACTAACGAGGCTGTACAGCATGAATGGAGGGTACCACCTGAGGATTCTACCTGATGGGACTGTGAGCGGTGGGAGGCAGGAAAATGACCCATATGGTGAGAAGGACATtaacttttctattttttttttttttttttttgtgtgatttgATGTTGAATGCAAGAATCAGAAGCAAACTAAATATTATGAAGCTGCTTATTTGCTATGGTTAACCTGAGTAATGAGTGAACTGATTcaaatattataaataaatgaaaagacttatagttaaagctcctgtgaggagtttgtaGCTGgtaatgaaacagactgaaaactATATAGATCCTTCTAtgtgacctacaaaagcaaacaagaccatttGCACCCAGAATGATGATTtcagtattttatatttcatttttttactgtgatgTTGTATCGGTGTCCAATGGATTGAGtgactttgtttacattttcttaaGCAGAGATTCCAAAGTGTAATATATTGGACTGTTAAAAGAAATCAGACAAAgtttatttatctattatttATACATATCGTAGATACAGGATATGATCAGGAAAGAGAACAGATGTATTGCCCTGTCCACAGAAGGTGCTACAATTGACACAAATAAAATTTCCTACAGTTTTAAGATGTCTTGGTTACAAAGGATTTAACTAGGCCTATAAAAAGTTGAATAAGTAAGTTAATAGTCACTTAAATAAACTACAAAGCTCACATTAGTGTAGAGGTAGTTCAGTCTTCAACCTGTGTTCCTTAGCCTGTTGAAGGGACGGCCAACTCTCAGGGCCTCTGATGGTGTTGGAGGTTACCAAGACGGGACAGTGTAACTTGCAATTTGAAAACTAGAATAATGTTGTGGTTATGTGAACAATATGTGTCTTTTCATTCTAAAATAGTAGTTTCAAAGTCAATCTACTGAAcaacagaggaggaagaaatACACAGCtgtccacccatccatccattttctacaccgcttatcccgtttggggtcacagggggcCTGGAGCCTATCCCCGATGTCATTGGgagagaggcggggtacaccccggactggttgccagtcaatcgcagggccgACATATAAAGTCAGACAACTAcgcacacctacagccaatttagagtcaccaattaatctaacgagcatgtctttggtggtgggaggaagccggagtaccccaAAGAAAATCtatgcatgcacggggagaacatgcaaattctgcacagaaaggccctgaccaggaagcgaaccaggaactttctcgctgtgaggcaacagcactaacccctgcgccgccatgCAGCCCAGCACACAACTGTAAAGGTTTAgattttacttaagtaaaagtaccgGTCCATAAATCTACTCAAATATAATTAAAAAGTATCTAatataaagtttatttaaagtaCTGCATAGTGAGTAGGTACTGAAgagttttacagtaaaacatgatctttattggcaagaacaagtGAATAGATTTCCAACCAGGTAGTTCAGGGGACGTCACACCTCtaaaacagaatacagttttaattaaaatcatacagagtttaatttaacactttgaaaTGTCTTTATTGGTCCAAACTACCTGTAGTTAAACTGCACttgttgaaatatttaacaatatgacagagctgcaggagcTGTTGAAAATCTGcggcaaggtgggtctcctctggctgAACAAAGCAGAAATACAACTTCACTGAAAGGCAATGCTTACTGATGCTCTATGTGTCCTTTAGGAGCACCTAAAACCACATGCAGGAACACCAACTCAGTGgtcaacttcactcatggtgcaaaaatgtcaaacaacaacaatccaccagaaaaatgaccaaaaacccCAGCAGTCAACCTCCGAAAAACAACTAGCACATATGAAATACATCTAAACCCtttgcccaagggcatgatgggaaactccacTCACACATCCCCCAGAATCCACAGCAGATAGACATTTTTGAAGAGATTAATAAAAGCTTAATTCTGGTCAGTTTACCAGGGATGTAATCTAGGCTTGTCAGATAAAAAGCGCCTTCCCGCCCTTTTACTGCCAACATGGACAGTTTTTCCTGCATAATAACCAGTGCCCGCTGAAATAATACTACTTAGACTTCAAATGTAAACAATAATGTTTTCAGCACCCAGTTATGTAGGCTATCATTTGCCTACAGATTCTGTACTCTTTCACAGAACCTCTAAATTCAGATTGGCTCTGTGGCGGCTGCTCAGTCACTATGGTGTGTCCCTGTTTGGTTGGTCCCTGACCACAGGGCCTGTTCTCCCTGAACTATGCTCAAATGTTTATCCCAGGAGAACAATATGGTTACCTTGTGTTTGGGTGGGTTTATCTTTCTCTTTGTCCTTGGGAAGGCAAAAAAAGtatcatgtttgtgtgttgcaGACATACTGAGCCTGAAAGCTGTGAGTGTAGGAGTGGTGGTCATCAAGGGGGAGTCGACAGGAAGATACCTGGCTATGAATAAAAAGGGGCGCCTTTATGGATCGGTGAGTTTGTTCTTTCTCAAAGGTTTGAAACAAAATCACAGCTTCATTTTGGCTAAACACAGTGTTGCTTTATCAAAACCAACTCCAGTGGATcaacatgattttttaaatctcttttttattCTAAAGAAAGAGAGCTGTTGGGttatcatttatatttattcaaCTGTGCGTGCAAGATTAAGCTCTTTAATTCTTTTAGTTTTGTAATAGCCTAGTTATTTCCTAATCTGCATAAGATTGGAAAATCACAGTGCAAACTTTGATGTAGTAATCACACTGAGCAATGATTTGTCACTATTAATAACATATGAGTAACACACCTGTTAATACTTTCTGTTGCTGTGTTAGAATTAATTTACAAAAGAATCAGAAGCTTGCAACAAAACAATTTTTCATCTGCTCTTCTCTTTCTCCCCTCTCTTCGTGTCCACAGCAAGCACTGACCGATGAGTGCTACTTCCTGGAAAAGTACGAAGAAAACCACTACAACACATATCGTTCTCAGAAGTACAACTGGTACGTTGGGCTGAAGAGGAACGGCCAAGCCAAAGCAGGACCCGACACCCACCAGGGTCAGAAGGCCGTCTTTTTTCTGCCGAGGCCTGCAGGCAGCGTGTAAAGAGAGCCGTCAGTAGGAACCATGACCACGCTCGCTCAAGTCTTTATGTGCACATTAATGGATCCGTGCAAAGTTTCCCATTAAAAAGCCACAATATACCAGTACATCAGGGCAGTGAGGCCTGAGGTAAACGCATGCTGTTTTACAGGCTCTGCTTCACTGTGTACAGCTTAAATGTGTTTATTCCTCTTGTTTATACAGTCAGGCTAAGCCTCTtagattgtattttttaattgctGGGACAGGAGCTTATATACGGCACACTTTCTTCTATGAGCACATATACTCCCTCTGACTTAAAAGTGGAACAGTGTGCAGTATCAACTCATGTCCCAGTTGATAAATAGATTTTCACTTTGAACCCTGCTATGAAATACCACGGCTGGGGGACAGCACAGCctgttttacacagaaatagttGGAACAGTTGATCATGTCTGGCATGAGGAGACCAACAAGGCAGTAAACATAAAAGGCAGACCATCTGGATTGAACTCAAACttcataaagaaaacaaagtctccaaaaacagagaataaaagtATTTATTGGTATAATTACTTCAGTGCCTTTTGAGTAATACTGCAGTAGAGTTCATATTTGCAGGGCTAATCTTGACTTGAACTACATTTGACTTCAAGACAGTTTTATGCCGGTTCTTTTACTCAGCAACGCAAAATGACTAATAACAAACAGATATGCAACATACAATAAAAGAACATGGCTAAGctctattacattttttaaagcagtggttctcaagtggtggaTCAGGACCTAAAAATGGGAGATCTTTAAGGTGGGTCGTAAATGAGTACCTCAACTGTGGTACAAAGCCAATGGTGCATAGGAGCCCTGAGTGGAAATACATccatacttttttttattttactagtACATTTCGGTCATTTCTCCAGATTTCTACTCACTTATCTCCCTTTCTtagaataaaaaagatttttttccaaagataATGAGGTAACTCCTCAATAAACTACCAAAGTTTGTATattatcttggaaaaaaaatgtttgcatgcaagCCCTTCTGTAACTAAGCACTTTataaacatgcttgttttgctCATTCAAGCATGTAcaagtatttttcatttatttatttcagaagttGAAAAATTGGGTTATGATTTCTCATAAAAGAAGcagtgggtcctgatgcctgaccagctgagaaccactgatcagAAAGATTACAGTTTTTAAGTTCACTTTGAAGCTCCTgtaatgagtttttaaattattatcaaTCAGGCTTAGATTAATTTTCATGCCTCTATATGGCCTACAAAAGCAAATCAGACCATCAGCGACAGATTCAGAATATTGGAAACTGCTGCAGCAGGGTAGCTGTCAgcctgaaacatttttaaaaaatacactcgATTAGAGCTGTCAGTCGAAAAAACCTGCCTAATTATAAGCTTTGCAATTAATTAATGGCAATTAATCGCATATGTCGATAATTGAGAAAGATTGCATTACTGGTAGATttgataataatagtaacaaaacatttagaaagaaaatactTTTGAATGGCATCAAAACTTTTTGTTAGCTTTTTGTACAGAAAAAATGGAGACCGATGACAGATTGTCCACTTTACTAGTTAATCCAGGATGATCAGAGTCTATAGAATATGGATTTAATccataaatgataaaaattaaaagcacaGATAATTTTTACATGTTACACTTAAAGCTAAAAGCTTCTTTTGACAGCACTTCATTTTATACAACACGTTCTTTTTGATTCATAGATTTGAGTGCTAAAAAAGCAGAATGATATTACTGTGAaagtgagcatgcctggttgtctgtctctatatgtcagccctgcgatttagtccagggtgtaccccctTCTTgcccgatgacagctgggataggctccagccctccCCCACGACCCGGAATGgaataagtggtatagaaaatggatggatggatggatggatattacTGTGCAACACAAGATACCCAAGAGCTAAACATATTTCTCGTCCATAGGGGGGCCCCAAACTGACACAAGCTGATAGTTTCTTACAGGagcttttactgtttttatcttAGGCCTGTTTTATGCCTGTTCTGTAACTACTTGTGTTCTTTTATAAATAGTGCAAAAGGATGttttaagaatgaaaaaaaattagcaaattTCACACTATTGAAACATCTCTGAACTTTATAAGATCTCACTGAGGGTAATAGTTTCAATGCTTATTTTAAAGGACCAGTGTTCAAGGGGTCTGGCGGGAGAGAGATCTACAAATGGAGCATTACATTGTGTACAGAATtcatgagtttttttcaaatgctatCTTATAATGGATTTTTATAACTACAGAAAGTGAAGGTGTTTATGGAGGCTGCTGTGTTGCAGAGCTTTTTACATACTTAATACTAGTTTTCTGagcttttgcaataaaaaaaaaaaaggttttcttgCAAGCTGGTTGCAACATCAACAAAGTACCATTTATTCAAGGAAAATCTTTGTGTTATTACAATATTTTGTATATGAAAGGGTTTGCACTGACCAGAGTATATGAAGATATGAACAAGTGTTTCACCAGgatgtattttttgtattttcacaatgtgattgggtgaatgtgAAACTTTTATAGTGACTGGTGagttatttttaagtttttttgtgtaaaaaaaagaggaagaataaGATGATGAAGAAGATGCAACCTCTTACTGACAATAACACTCAAGTATTGATTGTAAATCTGCATCAGCTTTTAatgtaaagaagaaaaaatgaccAGATGTGGACTATTCTTCTTCTCTGGACCACAGAAGTcataaaaagttcctttttacAGCCAGCTGACATTTCTGTAAACGTGTTTCTTTGTTCGTTTAAAACACCTGTTACTGCACCATTACTAAGGGGAAACTAACATTGTgaattttaatttaagttttagAGTTTATTGCTAATATAAGCAAATATTACTGAATATTGATATAgaggttttaaaaaatacaatttgtaCTTTCACAGAGTCAAAGATATTAGGATCACCTTTTGACATAGTTATATATATTATTGTATTAAGTGTaacaaaatgtatgattttagTCTGTCATTAAGAATCATTAAATGAAAACTTTGAGTATCCtatataaacaataaaaatggaactatatttttaaacacaagtGCTTTTTCTGGCATTCATTTAACCACTGGCTAACTCTGAGTTTGTGAAATTGCTTTGGATTGGTTGTTTTTACCATAAATAACAGATGCATTCTTCCTCTCAAGGCAAACACCAGAAATGGGGATT from Cheilinus undulatus linkage group 12, ASM1832078v1, whole genome shotgun sequence includes the following:
- the LOC121518905 gene encoding putative fibroblast growth factor 1 isoform X2 produces the protein MLLLCPHVPCCLALHRFKTQSHHSVTAQPQTLCRMSEGDVTVLPFNLSRQESRTLTRLYSMNGGYHLRILPDGTVSGGRQENDPYDILSLKAVSVGVVVIKGESTGRYLAMNKKGRLYGSQALTDECYFLEKYEENHYNTYRSQKYNWYVGLKRNGQAKAGPDTHQGQKAVFFLPRPAGSV
- the LOC121518905 gene encoding putative fibroblast growth factor 1 isoform X1, producing MKSSSPSCILSCFRHSSGDRNSEHAGSALSLQTQSHHSVTAQPQTLCRMSEGDVTVLPFNLSRQESRTLTRLYSMNGGYHLRILPDGTVSGGRQENDPYDILSLKAVSVGVVVIKGESTGRYLAMNKKGRLYGSQALTDECYFLEKYEENHYNTYRSQKYNWYVGLKRNGQAKAGPDTHQGQKAVFFLPRPAGSV
- the LOC121518905 gene encoding putative fibroblast growth factor 1 isoform X3, whose protein sequence is MLAHQGHYMTFSQTQSHHSVTAQPQTLCRMSEGDVTVLPFNLSRQESRTLTRLYSMNGGYHLRILPDGTVSGGRQENDPYDILSLKAVSVGVVVIKGESTGRYLAMNKKGRLYGSQALTDECYFLEKYEENHYNTYRSQKYNWYVGLKRNGQAKAGPDTHQGQKAVFFLPRPAGSV
- the LOC121518905 gene encoding putative fibroblast growth factor 1 isoform X4, which encodes MSEGDVTVLPFNLSRQESRTLTRLYSMNGGYHLRILPDGTVSGGRQENDPYDILSLKAVSVGVVVIKGESTGRYLAMNKKGRLYGSQALTDECYFLEKYEENHYNTYRSQKYNWYVGLKRNGQAKAGPDTHQGQKAVFFLPRPAGSV